A window from Triticum aestivum cultivar Chinese Spring chromosome 6D, IWGSC CS RefSeq v2.1, whole genome shotgun sequence encodes these proteins:
- the LOC123142834 gene encoding alpha-1,3-arabinosyltransferase XAT3-like, with protein MKRGRRNEKGKKLAGKAAARALVWLLLPVLVFVVLNSDHMPQVPLQATTLYLVGHAPPPSPASSDQTPGEAVDAPPSPTSRHEPPGKVVGVPPSPTTSDQTPSVAVDAPPSVASRDEAPGDAIGANKSQGDVARRRDTDVAAPRSKSICDFSSERMDVCAMQGDVRMHGKSATVYVVSASDDSYRPENGTVKIRPYPRKSEEGTMRTIREVTIRWSGLDAPRCTVTHNVPAVVFSTGAYLSNFFHAMTDGIIPLFNTVREYDGHVQLVVTDYNHKWVDKFKDILAALSKYPVINFDADDKVRCFPSVHVGTEGHKEMGIIPALSRKGYTMTDFRNFLRSVYSLKREWSTPINRTTGDRPRLLMILRRNSRTFANEAEAVAAAIEVGFEVVSAEPQVVSDMARFAEVVNSCDVMVGVHGAGLTNLLFLPRNATLVQVVPWGDMSWGSNAAFGAPSADMGLRYVQYETTPEETTLKYKYPRDHAVFTNVASINRQGYGMTWGLFLNGQNITLDIDRYRGVLQKIYHDSIMVDPSFNSGPVVEAPPSPASSGETPGDVLDGNRDLQNEMNAGVDASLIKSAD; from the exons ATGAAAAGGGGCAGGAGGAACGAGAAGGGTAAGAAGCTTGCGGGCAAGGCCGCGGCAAGGGCTCTCGTGTGGCTTCTGCTTCCTGTCCTCGTCTTCGTGGTGCTCAACTCTGATCACATGCCGCAGGTTCCTCTTCAAGCAACAACTCTTT ATTTGGTCGGCCATGCACCACCACCTTCTCCCGCATCAAGCGATCAGACGCCCGGCGAGGCCGTCGATGCACCACCTTCTCCCACATCACGCCATGAACCTCCCGGCAAAGTCGTCGGCGTACCACCTTCTCCCACAACAAGCGACCAGACACCCAGCGTGGCCGTCGATGCACCACCTTCCGTCGCATCACGTGACGAGGCGCCCGGCGACGCCATCGGTGCGAACAAAAGTCAAGGCGACGTCGCCCGTCGACGAG ATACAGATGTGGCAGCACCAAGAAGCAAGTCAATCTGCGACTTCAGCAGCGAACGCATGGATGTCTGCGCCATGCAAGGCGATGTCCGTATGCACGGCAAATCCGCCACCGTGTACGTGGTCTCAGCGTCCGACGACAGCTACCGGCCAGAGAACGGGACGGTGAAGATCCGCCCATACCCGCGCAAATCCGAGGAAGGAACGATGCGGACTATCCGGGAGGTGACCATCCGCTGGAGCGGCCTGGATGCGCCACGGTGCACGGTGACGCACAACGTCCCCGCGGTGGTCTTCTCCACCGGCGCCTACCTCAGCAACTTTTTCCACGCCATGACCGACGGCATCATCCCTCTCTTCAACACTGTGAGGGAGTACGATGGGCATGTCCAGCTTGTGGTCACCGACTACAACCACAAGTGGGTCGACAAGTTCAAAGACATCCTCGCCGCGCTCTCCAAGTACCCGGTCATCAACTTCGACGCCGATGACAAGGTGCGTTGCTTCCCGTCGGTGCATGTCGGCACCGAAGGCCATAAGGAGATGGGGATCATCCCTGCTCTCTCCCGCAAGGGCTACACGATGACGGACTTCCGGAACTTTCTCCGGTCGGTCTACTCGCTGAAGCGTGAGTGGTCGACCCCCATAAACCGGACCACCGGTGACAGGCCTCGCCTCCTCATGATTCTACGCCGCAACTCGAGGACGTTTGCGAATGAGGCGGAGGCCGTCGCAGCTGCCATAGAGGTCGGCTTCGAGGTGGTGTCGGCCGAGCCACAGGTAGTGAGCGACATGGCCCGGTTCGCAGAGGTCGTGAACTCGTGCGACGTGATGGTGGGCGTGCATGGCGCGGGGCTCACCAACCTGCTGTTCCTCCCACGCAACGCCACATTGGTGCAAGTCGTCCCGTGGGGCGACATGAGCTGGGGGTCCAATGCTGCCTTTGGTGCACCGTCGGCTGACATGGGGCTCCGGTATGTCCAGTACGAGACGACCCCTGAGGAGACGACCCTCAAGTACAAATACCCGAGGGACCATGCCGTCTTCACCAACGTCGCCTCCATAAACAGGCAGGGGTACGGCATGACGTGGGGGCTCTTCCTCAACGGCCAGAACATCACCCTCGACATCGACCGCTACAGAGGGGTGCTGCAGAAAATCTACCATGATAGTATAATGGTCGATCCTTCATTTAATTCTGGCCCGGTCGTCGAAGCGCCACCTTCTCCCGCATCAAGCGGCGAGACACCCGGCGACGTTCTCGATGGGAACAGAG ATCTCCAAAACGAGATGAACGCGGGAGTAGATGCTTCTTTGATAAAATCAG CCGATTAG
- the LOC123142835 gene encoding uncharacterized protein, which yields MKKAMRKESGKKLVGRAVARALVWLLLPVLVFVVLYSDHMPRVLQLQATTLYPSFNSDLVGHAPPSPASSEQTLGEAVDAPPSPATSDQTPGAAVDAPPSPASRDETPGDVISANKSQGDIARRQDTDVAAPRSKSVCDFSSERMDICAMQGDVRMHGKSATVYVVSASDDSYRPENGTVKIHPYPRKSEEGTMQAIREVSIRWSGLDAPRCTVTHDVPAVVFSTGGFLNNFFHAMTDGLIPLFNTVREYDGRVQLVVTDYNHKWVDKFQDILAALSMYPVIDFDADNKVRCFPSVHVGTESHKEMGIIPAFSRKGYTMTDFRNFLRSVYSLKREWATPVNRTAGDRPRLLMVLRRKSRAFANEAEAVAAATDIGFEVVLGAPEAMGDMARFAEVVNSCDVMVGVHGAGLTNLVFLPRNATLVQVVPWGDMSWGANAAFGAPSADMGLRYVQYEPTAEETTLKYIYPRDHAVFTDIASIHRQGYGMTWAIFLNGQNITLDIDRYRGVLQQIYHDSVMANPSFNSVPVVEAPPSPASTGETPGDILDANRDLQNEKGHLAMKAGLDGSSIKSDVAAPRSKSVCDFSSERMDICTMQGDVRMHGKSATVYVVSASDDSYRPENGTVKIHPYPRKSEEGTMQAIREVTIRWSGLDAPRCTVTHDVPAVVFSTGGFLNNFFHAMTDGLIPLFNTVREYDGRVQLVVTDYNHKWVDKFQDILTALSMYPVIDFDADDKVRCFPSVHVGTESHKEMGIIPALSRKGYTMTDFRNFLRSVYSLKREWATPVNRTAGDRPRLLMVLRRKSRAFANEAEAIAAATDIGFEVVLGAPEAMSDMARFAEVVNSCDVMVGVHGAGLTNLVFLPRNATLVQVVPWGDMSWGANAAFGAPSADMGLRYVQYEPTAEETTLKYIYPRDHAVFTDIASIHRQGYGMTWAIFLNGQNITLDIDRYRGVLQQIYHDSVMANPSFN from the exons ATGAAGAAGGCCATGAGGAAGGAGAGTGGTAAGAAGCTTGTGGGCAGGGCAGTAGCAAGGGCTCTCGTGTGGCTTTTGCTTCCTGTCCTTGTCTTCGTCGTGCTCTACTCCGATCACATGCCGCGGGTTCTTCAATTACAAGCAACAACTCTTT ATCCTTCATTTAATTCGGATTTGGTCGGCCATGCACCACCTTCTCCCGCATCAAGCGAGCAGACGCTCGGCGAGGCCGTCGATGCACCACCTTCTCCCGCAACAAGCGACCAGACGCCCGGCGCGGCCGTTGATGCACCCCCTTCTCCGGCATCACGCGACGAGACGCCCGGCGACGTCATCAGTGCGAACAAAAGCCAAGGCGACATCGCCCGTCGACAAG ATACAGATGTGGCAGCACCAAGAAGCAAGTCAGTGTGCGACTTCAGCAGTGAACGCATGGACATATGTGCCATGCAAGGTGACGTCCGTATGCATGGCAAATCCGCCACCGTGTACGTGGTCTCGGCGTCTGATGATAGCTACCGGCCAGAGAATGGAACAGTGAAGATCCACCCGTACCCGCGCAAGTCGGAGGAAGGAACGATGCAAGCTATCCGGGAGGTGAGCATCCGCTGGAGCGGGCTGGATGCGCCACGGTGCACGGTGACACACGACGTCCCCGCGGTGGTCTTCTCCACCGGCGGCTTCCTCAACAACTTTTTTCACGCCATGACCGACGGTCTCATCCCTCTCTTCAACACCGTGCGGGAGTACGATGGTCGCGTCCAGCTTGTGGTCACTGACTACAACCACAAGTGGGTTGACAAGTTCCAAGACATCCTCGCCGCGCTCTCCATGTACCCGGTCATCGACTTTGACGCCGACAACAAGGTGCGTTGCTTCCCGTCGGTGCACGTCGGCACCGAGAGCCATAAGGAGATGGGGATCATCCCTGCTTTCTCCCGCAAGGGCTACACGATGACGGACTTCCGGAACTTTCTCCGGTCGGTCTACTCGCTAAAGCGTGAATGGGCGACCCCTGTAAACAGGACCGCCGGCGACAGGCCTCGTCTCCTCATGGTGTTGCGCCGCAAGTCGAGGGCATTCGCGAATGAGGCGGAGGCCGTCGCAGCTGCCACAGATATCGGTTTTGAGGTGGTGTTGGGGGCCCCGGAGGCCATGGGCGACATGGCCCGGTTCGCAGAGGTTGTGAACTCGTGCGACGTGATGGTGGGTGTGCATGGTGCAGGGCTCACCAACCTGGTGTTCCTCCCGCGCAACGCGACGTTGGTGCAGGTTGTCCCGTGGGGCGACATGAGCTGGGGGGCCAATGCTGCCTTTGGTGCGCCGTCGGCTGACATGGGGCTCCGGTACGTCCAGTACGAGCCGACCGCCGAGGAGACGACGCTCAAGTACATATACCCGAGGGACCACGCCGTCTTCACCGACATTGCCTCCATACACAGGCAGGGGTATGGTATGACGTGGGCGATCTTCCTCAACGGCCAGAATATCACCCTCGACATCGACCGCTACAGAGGGGTGTTGCAGCAAATCTACCATGATAGTGTAATGGCCAATCCTTCATTTAATTCTGTTCCCGTCGTCGAAGCACCGCCTTCTCCGGCATCAACCGGCGAGACACCCGGCGACATCCTTGATGCGAACAGAG ATCTCCAAAACGAAAAGGGGCACCTAGCCATGAAGGCGGGATTAGACGGTTCTTCGATAAAATCAG ATGTGGCAGCACCAAGAAGCAAGTCAGTGTGCGACTTCAGCAGTGAACGCATGGACATATGTACCATGCAAGGTGACGTCCGTATGCATGGCAAATCCGCCACCGTGTACGTGGTCTCGGCGTCTGATGATAGCTACCGGCCAGAGAATGGAACAGTGAAGATCCACCCGTACCCGCGCAAGTCGGAGGAAGGAACGATGCAAGCTATCCGGGAGGTGACCATCCGCTGGAGCGGGCTGGATGCGCCACGGTGCACGGTGACACACGACGTCCCCGCGGTGGTCTTCTCCACCGGCGGCTTCCTCAACAACTTTTTTCACGCCATGACCGACGGTCTCATCCCTCTCTTCAACACCGTGCGGGAGTACGATGGTCGCGTCCAGCTTGTGGTCACCGACTACAACCACAAGTGGGTTGACAAGTTCCAAGACATCCTCACCGCGCTCTCCATGTACCCGGTCATCGACTTTGACGCCGACGACAAGGTGCGTTGCTTCCCGTCGGTGCACGTCGGCACCGAGAGCCATAAGGAGATGGGGATCATACCTGCTCTCTCCCGCAAGGGCTACACGATGACGGACTTCCGGAACTTTCTCCGGTCGGTCTACTCGCTGAAGCGTGAATGGGCGACCCCTGTAAACAGGACCGCCGGCGACAGGCCTCGTCTCCTCATGGTGTTGCGCCGCAAGTCGAGGGCATTCGCGAATGAGGCGGAGGCCATCGCAGCTGCCACAGATATCGGTTTTGAGGTGGTGTTGGGGGCCCCGGAGGCCATGAGCGACATGGCCCGGTTCGCAGAGGTTGTGAACTCATGCGATGTGATGGTTGGTGTGCATGGTGCGGGGCTCACCAACCTGGTGTTCCTCCCGCGCAACGCGACGTTGGTGCAGGTCGTCCCGTGGGGCGACATGAGCTGGGGGGCCAATGCTGCATTTGGTGCGCCGTCGGCTGACATGGGGCTCCGGTATGTCCAGTACGAGCCGACCGCCGAGGAGACGACGCTCAAGTACATATACCCGAGGGACCACGCCGTCTTCACCGACATTGCCTCCATACACAGGCAGGGGTATGGTATGACGTGGGCGATCTTCCTCAACGGCCAGAACATCACCCTCGACATCGACCGCTACAGAGGGGTGTTGCAGCAAATCTACCATGATAGTGTAATGGCCAATCCTTCATTTAACTAG
- the LOC123142833 gene encoding alpha-1,3-arabinosyltransferase XAT3-like produces MNKGSNYFMLDTDVAAPRSKSICDFSSERMDICNMQGDVRMHGKSATVYVVSVSDDSYRPENGTVKIRPYPRKSEEGTMQTIREVSIRWSELDAPRCTVTHDVPAVVFSTGAYLNNFFHAMTDGIIPLFNTVREYDGHVQLVITDYNRKWVDKFQRILAALSKYPIINFDTDEKVRCFPSMHVGTEGHKEMGIIPALSRKGYTMTDFRKFLRSIYSLKREWSTPVNRTSGDRPRLLMILRRNSRAFANEAEAVAAAIEVGFEVVSAEPQVVSDMARFAEVVNSCDVMVGVHGAGLTNLVFLPRNATLVQVVPWGDMSWGSNAAFGAPSADMGLRYVQYETTPEETTLKYKYPRDHAIFTDVASINRQGYGMTWELFLNGQNITLDINRYRGVLQQIYHDSIMVDTSAN; encoded by the coding sequence atgaacaaAGGGAGTAACTATTTTATGCTTGATACAGATGTGGCAGCACCGAGAAGCAAGTCAATTTGCGACTTCAGCAGTGAACGCATGGACATCTGTAACATGCAAGGCGACGTCCGTATGCACGGCAAGTCCGCCACTGTGTACGTGGTCTCAGTGTCTGATGACAGCTACCGTCCAGAGAACGGGACGGTGAAGATCCGCCCGTACCCGCGCAAGTCGGAGGAAGGAACGATGCAGACTATCCGGGAGGTGAGCATCCGCTGGAGCGAGCTGGATGCGCCACGGTGCACGGTGACGCACGACGTCCCCGCGGTTGTCTTCTCCACCGGGGCCTACCTCAACAACTTTTTCCACGCCATGACCGACGGCATCATCCCTCTCTTCAACACTGTGAGGGAGTACGATGGCCACGTCCAGCTTGTGATCACCGACTACAACCGCAAGTGGGTTGACAAGTTCCAACGCATCCTTGCCGCGCTCTCCAAGTACCCGATCATCAACTTTGACACCGACGAAAAGGTGCGTTGCTTCCCGTCGATGCACGTCGGCACCGAAGGCCATAAGGAGATGGGGATCATCCCTGCTCTCTCCCGCAAGGGCTACACGATGACGGACTTTCGGAAATTTCTTCGGTCGATCTACTCGCTGAAGCGTGAGTGGTCGACCCCTGTAAACCGGACCTCCGGTGACAGGCCTCGCCTCCTCATGATTCTGCGCCGCAACTCGAGGGCGTTCGCGAATGAGGCGGAGGCCGTCGCAGCTGCCATAGAGGTCGGCTTCGAGGTGGTGTCGGCGGAGCCGCAGGTCGTGAGCGACATGGCCCGGTTCGCAGAGGTCGTGAACTCGTGCGACGTGATGGTGGGTGTGCATGGCGCGGGGCTCACCAACCTGGTGTTCCTCCCGCGCAACGCGACGTTGGTGCAGGTCGTCCCGTGGGGCGACATGAGCTGGGGATCCAATGCTGCCTTTGGTGCACCGTCGGCTGACATGGGGCTCCGGTACGTCCAATACGAGACGACCCCCGAGGAGACGACGCTCAAGTACAAATACCCGAGGGACCATGCTATCTTCACCGATGTCGCCTCCATAAACAGGCAGGGGTACGGTATGACGTGGGAGCTCTTCCTCAACGGCCAGAACATCACCCTCGACATCAACCGCTATAGAGGGGTGTTGCAGCAAATCTACCATGATAGTATAATGGTCGATACTTCAGCTAACTAG